From the Candidatus Fermentibacter sp. genome, one window contains:
- a CDS encoding SLC13 family permease, whose product MPGAWIFSAAFVLVYIYISTAGRLRGPAVWCAAALASAACAIAGDSPDLAALMGRVDVNILLIFSGIMLLAEVLIETRAPAWAAERIVSVSGTLGRASLLICVLAGAVSMFVENVATVMILAPVALALSRRLEADPVPLLIGIAISSNLQGTATLVGDPPSMILAASEGLSFNDFFVLDGMPGIFFAVQCGAVASFFVLWRVFGRSRRAVAWSGASEVSSWVPVVILALVVAGLALTGFKGSSGPVSGLICAAGGLAALTWHTLSHRGVLPGIFRARKATDLEEVRGSRQIVRGFDLDTVILLAGIFFMVGALEEYGVVDAIGRFIAGLSGGSAFGAFALIVISSVVVSAFVDNVPFVTAMLPVVHSVASDLGIADWRFLSFGMLIGACLGGNISPVGASANIVAVSMLRKEGYRVSFGRFAALGLPFTLAATAAGAAFIWFVWGP is encoded by the coding sequence TTGCCCGGAGCCTGGATCTTCTCGGCCGCCTTCGTGCTGGTATACATCTACATCTCGACCGCCGGGCGCCTCAGGGGCCCGGCGGTGTGGTGCGCGGCGGCCCTGGCCTCCGCCGCATGCGCCATCGCCGGTGACTCTCCCGATCTCGCCGCACTCATGGGACGGGTCGACGTCAACATCCTCCTCATCTTCTCCGGCATCATGCTCCTAGCCGAGGTGCTGATCGAGACCAGGGCGCCCGCGTGGGCGGCCGAGAGGATAGTCTCGGTGTCCGGCACGCTGGGGAGGGCGTCGCTGCTCATCTGCGTCCTGGCGGGGGCGGTTTCGATGTTCGTCGAGAACGTCGCCACCGTGATGATCCTCGCACCGGTGGCCCTCGCGCTCTCGCGCAGGCTCGAGGCCGACCCGGTCCCCCTCCTGATCGGCATCGCCATCTCCAGCAACCTCCAGGGCACGGCAACCCTGGTGGGGGACCCCCCCAGCATGATACTGGCGGCGTCCGAAGGCCTCTCGTTCAACGATTTCTTCGTGCTGGACGGCATGCCCGGGATCTTCTTCGCCGTCCAGTGCGGGGCGGTCGCCTCGTTCTTCGTGCTCTGGCGGGTCTTCGGGAGGAGCAGGAGGGCGGTCGCCTGGAGCGGGGCCTCGGAGGTATCGAGCTGGGTCCCCGTGGTGATACTGGCCCTCGTTGTCGCGGGGCTTGCGCTGACAGGCTTCAAGGGCTCATCCGGCCCCGTGTCGGGCCTGATATGCGCCGCGGGAGGGCTGGCTGCCCTGACCTGGCATACCCTCAGCCACAGGGGGGTGCTGCCCGGGATCTTCAGGGCGAGGAAGGCCACGGACCTCGAGGAGGTCCGGGGCTCCAGGCAGATCGTGAGGGGCTTCGACCTGGACACGGTCATCCTGCTGGCGGGCATCTTCTTCATGGTGGGCGCCCTGGAGGAGTACGGCGTGGTCGACGCGATCGGCAGGTTCATCGCGGGGCTTTCGGGCGGCAGCGCCTTCGGGGCGTTCGCCCTGATCGTGATCTCATCGGTCGTGGTCAGCGCGTTCGTCGACAACGTCCCGTTCGTCACCGCCATGCTGCCCGTCGTCCACTCGGTCGCCTCGGACCTCGGCATCGCCGACTGGCGCTTCCTGTCGTTCGGCATGCTGATCGGGGCCTGCCTCGGCGGGAACATCTCGCCCGTGGGGGCCTCGGCCAACATAGTTGCAGTGTCCATGCTCAGGAAGGAAGGATACAGGGTGTCCTTCGGCAGATTCGCAGCTCTGGGGCTGCCCTTCACGCTGGCCGCAACCGCGGCGGGGGCGGCGTTCATCTGGTTCGTCTGGGGCCCCTGA
- a CDS encoding MBL fold metallo-hydrolase yields MRLFMLASGSDGNCMLVEHDGYSILMDAGLSCREIGRRMEEAGAGGMQPSALFLTHEHSDHVRGARVTARRYGLPVVCSPGTARRTPGLADVPSVRPLAPGSSTCEGPFTVRSFLLPHDAEEPSGYVIEWEGGRLGIATDLGCWSHLVAESLAGCTGLVLEFNHDEEMLWNGGYPWPLKQRIASSRGHLSNASASSLLARVSHGGLGYVVLAHLSKENNRPPLALEAAGAAAGFCGEILVAGPERAFEAPRI; encoded by the coding sequence CGGCTCGGACGGCAACTGCATGCTCGTCGAGCACGACGGGTACTCCATCCTCATGGACGCCGGGCTCTCGTGCAGGGAGATCGGGCGCAGGATGGAGGAGGCGGGTGCGGGAGGGATGCAGCCTTCCGCCCTTTTCCTCACGCACGAGCATTCGGACCACGTCAGGGGCGCCAGGGTGACGGCGAGGAGATACGGCCTGCCCGTCGTCTGCAGCCCCGGAACCGCCCGAAGGACTCCGGGTCTGGCCGACGTGCCATCGGTGCGTCCGCTGGCCCCCGGTTCCTCGACCTGCGAAGGCCCCTTCACCGTCAGGAGCTTCCTCCTGCCACATGACGCGGAGGAGCCCAGTGGATATGTAATCGAGTGGGAAGGCGGCCGGCTCGGCATCGCGACCGACCTCGGCTGCTGGAGCCACCTCGTGGCGGAGAGCCTCGCGGGATGCACGGGTCTGGTGCTCGAGTTCAACCACGACGAGGAGATGCTCTGGAACGGCGGGTACCCCTGGCCCCTCAAGCAGAGGATCGCCTCTTCGAGGGGGCATCTCTCGAACGCCAGCGCATCCTCGCTGCTGGCGAGGGTCTCCCACGGGGGGCTGGGCTACGTGGTGCTGGCGCATCTCAGCAAGGAGAACAACAGGCCGCCGCTCGCCCTCGAGGCGGCGGGCGCGGCGGCGGGTTTCTGCGGGGAGATCCTGGTCGCGGGTCCCGAAAGGGCGTTCGAAGCCCCGCGCATCTAG
- the dinB gene encoding DNA polymerase IV, translating into MSAITPGNPPGRTILHVDMDAYFASVETLGRPELQGRPVIVGGSPAFRSVVSSCSYEAKALGIRSGMPMLQALRLAPGAAVVEGDHHKYSSYTKRILAILLEVTHRVEPVSIDEAFLDASGLPYDPAALAIELQHRILDRTGLWASVGIGPNKLLAKMASKKAKPRGIRFLDPDDITGFDVESIWGVGPGTAAILRGYGIATIGNLRGLHLPMLRIMLGVAGEALYFLSRGIDTREIRPFYEEEPPKSVSHEHTFVRDVRNPSEYLPVLALLAQKVGRRARDEGFAGRTVTLKYRLPDLSHHSRVRGLGSPTDQDQTIFHLARELAAEAVKGPVRLLGIALGDLSPVTCLQLDLFDGGSDGLNRAADMVRRKYGERAVVNCRALSAIRH; encoded by the coding sequence GTGAGCGCCATCACGCCGGGGAACCCGCCGGGCAGGACCATCCTGCATGTCGACATGGACGCGTATTTCGCCTCGGTCGAGACGCTGGGCAGGCCCGAGCTGCAGGGCAGGCCCGTCATAGTCGGCGGGAGCCCGGCGTTCCGCAGCGTCGTCTCCTCGTGCAGCTACGAGGCCAAGGCCCTGGGGATAAGGTCGGGCATGCCCATGCTGCAGGCCCTCCGCCTCGCCCCCGGTGCCGCGGTGGTCGAGGGCGACCACCACAAGTACTCCTCCTACACGAAGCGCATCCTGGCGATCCTCCTCGAGGTCACCCACAGGGTCGAGCCGGTGAGCATCGACGAGGCCTTCCTCGATGCGTCCGGCCTGCCGTACGACCCGGCCGCCCTCGCGATCGAGCTCCAGCATCGGATACTCGACAGGACCGGCCTCTGGGCCAGCGTCGGGATAGGGCCCAACAAGCTCCTCGCCAAGATGGCCTCGAAGAAGGCCAAGCCGAGGGGCATAAGGTTCCTCGATCCGGACGACATCACGGGTTTCGACGTGGAGAGCATCTGGGGGGTGGGCCCCGGCACGGCCGCCATCCTGCGCGGATACGGCATCGCCACCATCGGGAACCTCAGGGGGCTCCATCTGCCCATGCTCAGGATCATGCTCGGCGTCGCGGGGGAGGCTCTCTACTTCCTCTCCCGCGGGATCGACACCAGGGAGATACGCCCCTTCTACGAGGAGGAGCCCCCGAAGTCCGTCAGCCACGAGCACACGTTCGTCCGCGACGTGCGCAACCCGTCCGAGTACCTTCCGGTGCTCGCCCTGCTGGCGCAGAAGGTCGGGCGCAGGGCCAGGGACGAGGGCTTCGCCGGCAGGACCGTCACTCTCAAGTACAGGCTGCCCGACCTGTCGCACCACTCCAGGGTCAGGGGGCTGGGGAGCCCCACCGACCAGGACCAGACTATATTCCACCTGGCAAGGGAACTGGCCGCGGAGGCCGTGAAGGGGCCGGTGAGGCTCCTGGGCATAGCCCTCGGCGACCTCTCGCCCGTCACGTGCCTCCAGCTCGACCTGTTCGACGGGGGCTCGGACGGGCTCAACAGGGCGGCCGACATGGTCAGGCGGAAGTACGGCGAGAGGGCCGTCGTCAATTGCAGGGCCCTGTCCGCGATACGCCACTGA
- a CDS encoding lamin tail domain-containing protein has translation MSGKGLVLASALAAVFSGAAAADVIINEIMFNPSTALGDDTAFEWVEIHNNGSSSVDISGWTMTDLDTGSGAIFPAGTSIPAGGYRVLARDAASFVGHYGGSVPLIDWTGSWGSGLSNTEDEVLLLDASSAVVDSLMYDDTTAWGSDYGDDNTYADCDGDGASLERLDPADPSTDPGNWDSSIDEASGIPDANWSGHDESHGTPGAVNSISIISLESQTWAGIKTDL, from the coding sequence ATGAGCGGTAAGGGTCTTGTCCTCGCGTCCGCCCTGGCGGCCGTGTTTTCCGGCGCCGCGGCTGCGGACGTGATCATCAACGAGATCATGTTCAACCCCTCGACCGCCCTGGGTGACGACACGGCCTTCGAATGGGTGGAGATCCACAACAACGGATCGTCCTCCGTGGACATCTCCGGCTGGACGATGACCGACCTCGACACCGGATCGGGCGCGATCTTCCCCGCCGGCACGAGCATCCCAGCCGGAGGCTACAGGGTGCTCGCGCGCGACGCGGCCTCCTTCGTCGGCCACTACGGCGGCTCCGTTCCCCTGATCGACTGGACGGGCAGCTGGGGCTCGGGCCTGAGCAACACCGAGGACGAGGTGCTCCTGCTCGACGCCTCCTCGGCCGTCGTCGACTCGCTGATGTACGACGACACCACCGCATGGGGCTCCGACTACGGCGACGACAACACGTATGCCGACTGCGACGGCGACGGGGCCTCCCTCGAGCGCCTCGACCCGGCCGACCCCAGCACCGATCCCGGCAACTGGGACAGCAGCATCGACGAGGCCAGCGGCATACCCGACGCCAACTGGTCAGGGCACGACGAGTCCCACGGCACGCCGGGCGCAGTCAACAGCATCTCGATAATCTCGCTCGAATCGCAGACCTGGGCTGGGATCAAGACGGACCTCTGA
- the tatC gene encoding twin-arginine translocase subunit TatC, with protein sequence MRRGAEGSFWDHLEELRRRLLFVTAAVAACTAAAFAFSGRLMGFVLSTSPVGLQTLSPYEAITANLKLSLTAGLVAASPFAAWHAWRFLSPGLYPAERRVLLWGFALSVMLFLGGAAFSLLVLLEPTLALFRSFEGGIVTGSWTLSNFMSFLVQFVLVFGVCFELPMVVLLLAWLGIVEPKTLGRYRRHVIVGLLVLGAILPPNDPLTQVLLAAPLYVLYELSILAARVVIRRKPEEVH encoded by the coding sequence GTGAGGAGGGGAGCCGAGGGCTCCTTCTGGGACCATCTGGAGGAGCTCCGGAGGAGGCTGCTGTTCGTGACCGCCGCCGTCGCGGCATGCACGGCCGCGGCCTTCGCGTTCAGCGGCAGGCTGATGGGTTTCGTGCTCTCCACCTCCCCCGTCGGGCTCCAGACCCTGTCGCCCTACGAGGCCATCACCGCCAACCTCAAGCTGTCTCTGACGGCTGGCCTAGTGGCAGCTTCGCCGTTCGCGGCGTGGCACGCCTGGAGGTTCCTGTCCCCCGGGCTCTACCCTGCGGAGCGCAGGGTGCTCCTGTGGGGCTTCGCCCTTTCGGTCATGCTGTTCCTGGGCGGGGCGGCCTTCAGCCTGCTCGTGCTGCTGGAACCGACCCTCGCGCTGTTCAGGAGCTTCGAGGGGGGCATCGTGACGGGGAGCTGGACCCTGTCGAACTTCATGTCCTTCCTGGTCCAGTTCGTGCTCGTATTCGGGGTCTGCTTCGAGCTGCCGATGGTCGTGCTGCTGCTGGCCTGGCTCGGGATCGTGGAGCCGAAGACGCTTGGAAGGTACAGGCGGCACGTCATAGTCGGCCTTCTGGTGCTCGGAGCGATCCTCCCGCCCAACGACCCGCTGACGCAGGTGCTGCTGGCCGCGCCGCTCTACGTCCTGTACGAACTGAGCATCCTGGCGGCCCGGGTCGTGATCCGCAGGAAACCGGAAGAGGTGCATTGA
- a CDS encoding outer membrane beta-barrel protein gives MRLTLALLAALCAAAPAEITAGMSAGPVFPAGGWGDNIGTGLDLQVFGRWMFNDRFGAGPGVSLSMYGDEYDGDASLTVLTPELSAAFHLRPGAASFSPGLEAGIGYSRSKLEAGNGSDPASWDPSWRAGFRWEFGMGAGFRGAAGFDFRGVLAEGESGDAFALVFRVSREVLR, from the coding sequence TTGAGGCTTACGCTCGCGCTTCTCGCGGCCCTGTGCGCTGCCGCACCGGCGGAGATCACGGCCGGCATGTCGGCCGGGCCGGTGTTCCCTGCCGGAGGCTGGGGGGACAACATCGGTACCGGTCTGGATCTGCAGGTCTTCGGGCGCTGGATGTTCAACGACAGGTTCGGAGCCGGCCCGGGGGTCTCCCTGTCGATGTACGGCGACGAATACGACGGCGACGCCTCTCTCACGGTGCTGACCCCGGAGCTGAGCGCGGCCTTCCATCTCAGACCCGGGGCGGCGAGCTTCAGTCCCGGCCTCGAAGCCGGGATCGGGTACTCCCGTTCGAAGCTCGAAGCGGGGAACGGCAGCGATCCGGCGTCGTGGGACCCGTCCTGGCGAGCCGGGTTCCGATGGGAGTTCGGCATGGGCGCCGGGTTCAGGGGTGCCGCAGGATTCGACTTCAGGGGAGTTCTCGCCGAAGGCGAGTCCGGGGACGCGTTTGCGCTCGTCTTCAGGGTCTCGAGGGAGGTCCTGCGATGA
- a CDS encoding 3-dehydroquinate synthase family protein codes for MEREILRLGWSVGRETRVVAARDFRGFCRDCSGRRVFLVADARVMSLHSQAIFRGVGDRLLGAFVMESSERLKTPRTLHAIWSEMHRVGLARNDVVLAVGGGIVLDVGAFAASTWARGTRLVLAPTTLLAQVDACLGGKTAINVAGTRNQAGTFYPAELAWICAEILTTLPEREYRCGCGEILKAAILSGEPELREIAGGLPLPGRERTEWSRRAAAACLSFKARIVEADPEEHAGRILLNLGHTLGHALESATGFGLNHGEAVALGILASAAMARRLGAPADFCEEVLSCLCGLGLPVRLPRRVTGIGRFLRRDKKALPEGTRWILPFGWGDCRPTLLPRDLEGELLAGALEELA; via the coding sequence ATGGAGCGGGAGATCCTCAGGCTGGGCTGGAGCGTCGGCAGGGAGACGCGCGTGGTGGCCGCCCGGGACTTCAGGGGCTTCTGCCGCGACTGCTCGGGCAGGCGCGTGTTCCTCGTGGCCGACGCCCGGGTGATGAGCCTGCATTCGCAGGCGATCTTCAGGGGAGTGGGCGACAGGCTGCTCGGAGCCTTCGTGATGGAGTCCTCCGAGAGGCTCAAGACCCCCCGGACGCTGCATGCGATCTGGTCCGAGATGCACAGGGTCGGGCTGGCCAGGAACGACGTGGTGCTGGCGGTCGGAGGCGGCATAGTTCTCGACGTGGGCGCATTCGCAGCATCCACGTGGGCGAGGGGGACGCGGCTGGTGCTCGCGCCCACCACTCTCCTGGCGCAGGTGGACGCCTGCCTGGGCGGAAAGACCGCGATCAACGTGGCCGGCACCAGGAACCAGGCCGGCACCTTCTATCCCGCAGAACTGGCCTGGATCTGCGCCGAGATCCTCACCACCCTCCCGGAGAGGGAGTACAGGTGCGGGTGCGGCGAGATACTGAAGGCCGCCATACTCAGCGGGGAGCCCGAGCTGCGGGAGATAGCCGGCGGCCTGCCGCTGCCCGGGCGCGAGCGCACGGAGTGGAGCCGCAGGGCCGCCGCCGCCTGCCTGTCCTTCAAGGCCCGCATCGTGGAGGCCGATCCGGAGGAGCATGCCGGAAGGATACTCCTCAACCTCGGGCACACGCTGGGGCATGCTCTCGAGAGCGCCACCGGATTCGGCCTGAACCACGGCGAGGCAGTAGCGCTGGGCATCCTGGCCTCGGCGGCCATGGCGAGGCGCCTGGGCGCCCCCGCCGATTTCTGCGAAGAGGTGCTGTCCTGCCTCTGCGGCCTGGGGCTTCCGGTCAGGCTCCCCAGGCGGGTGACGGGCATCGGCAGATTCCTCAGGCGCGACAAGAAGGCCCTCCCCGAAGGCACGCGGTGGATACTCCCATTCGGCTGGGGTGACTGCAGGCCGACGCTCCTGCCTCGCGACCTGGAAGGCGAACTCCTGGCTGGGGCGCTGGAAGAGCTGGCGTGA
- a CDS encoding glycosyltransferase family 2 protein codes for MLTIPRGTTLELIIPVFNEEGILEAQLVPVLSDLPEGAFVTVVENGSTDGTPELLDGLAARFPCLRTIRLSEPNYGLAMRRGLTGASGTIVITDDLDVLDGDFWQRGLEALETGPVDIVQGSKVLAGRNDRRPLVRKAATLALTVCLRLMLGYRGTDTHGPKVMRLESIRTILPACGMELDIFPTELVVRAQRAGLAVREIPIHLREIRATPFPLRKRVRRALRDLWRLRRALRRGD; via the coding sequence ATGCTGACGATCCCCCGCGGCACGACACTCGAACTGATCATCCCCGTGTTCAACGAGGAGGGGATCCTGGAGGCCCAGCTCGTGCCCGTGCTCTCGGACCTGCCCGAAGGCGCCTTCGTCACGGTGGTCGAGAACGGATCGACGGACGGGACTCCGGAACTGCTGGACGGCCTGGCGGCACGCTTCCCCTGCCTGAGGACCATCCGGCTGTCCGAGCCCAACTACGGGCTCGCGATGCGGAGGGGGCTGACCGGGGCGTCAGGCACGATAGTCATCACGGACGACCTGGACGTCCTGGACGGGGATTTCTGGCAGCGCGGGCTGGAGGCTCTCGAAACCGGTCCCGTGGACATAGTCCAGGGCTCCAAGGTCCTGGCGGGGCGCAACGACAGGCGGCCGCTCGTCAGGAAGGCGGCGACGCTCGCGCTCACCGTGTGTCTCAGGCTGATGCTGGGCTACAGGGGGACCGACACCCACGGCCCCAAGGTGATGCGCCTCGAGAGCATCCGCACGATACTGCCGGCATGCGGCATGGAGCTCGACATCTTCCCCACGGAGCTCGTGGTCAGGGCTCAGAGGGCCGGCCTCGCGGTGAGGGAGATACCGATCCACCTCCGCGAGATCAGGGCTACTCCGTTCCCTCTCCGGAAGAGGGTGCGCCGCGCGCTGCGCGACCTCTGGCGCCTCAGGAGGGCGCTCCGCCGCGGGGACTGA
- a CDS encoding DUF72 domain-containing protein — translation MRPPFRLGTSGYSFDDWKGAFYPPGTSGAGMLPFYAREFDIVEINSTYYRIMDPSSSAGMVARTPEGFGFAVKLHSGMTHAMDAGDAQWKAFSEMLGPFREAGRLECLLAQFPFAFRCSESSLARVGEIVERCAPVPLAVEFRHDSWYADGLAGIEAAASSGAAPVSVDLPALPGLPPRVPVGGAPFGYVRFHGRNARDWWGGGTLRYDYGYSEEELRSWLPGLSELSGRAGKVFVFFNNCHGAQAVDSARMMRGLLNGV, via the coding sequence GTGCGCCCCCCGTTCCGTCTCGGCACCTCGGGCTACAGCTTCGACGACTGGAAGGGAGCGTTCTATCCCCCGGGGACGAGCGGGGCGGGGATGCTCCCCTTCTACGCCCGCGAGTTCGACATCGTGGAGATCAACAGCACGTACTACCGGATCATGGATCCGTCCTCCTCGGCCGGGATGGTGGCGAGGACCCCGGAGGGCTTCGGGTTCGCGGTGAAGCTCCATTCCGGCATGACCCACGCCATGGACGCCGGGGATGCCCAGTGGAAGGCCTTTTCGGAGATGCTCGGGCCCTTCCGGGAGGCGGGCAGGCTGGAATGCCTCCTCGCCCAGTTCCCGTTCGCGTTCAGGTGTTCGGAATCGTCGCTGGCCCGCGTGGGGGAGATCGTCGAGAGGTGCGCTCCCGTCCCCCTGGCCGTGGAGTTCAGGCACGACTCGTGGTACGCGGACGGGCTGGCCGGCATCGAGGCCGCGGCCTCGTCCGGGGCTGCCCCCGTCTCGGTCGATCTGCCGGCCCTCCCCGGACTGCCGCCGCGGGTGCCCGTGGGCGGCGCCCCCTTCGGGTACGTGCGCTTCCACGGCAGGAACGCCCGGGACTGGTGGGGCGGCGGAACACTTCGCTATGACTACGGATACAGCGAGGAGGAGCTCAGGTCCTGGCTGCCGGGCCTCTCGGAGCTGTCGGGCAGGGCCGGCAAGGTGTTCGTCTTCTTCAACAACTGTCACGGAGCGCAGGCGGTAGACAGCGCGAGGATGATGCGCGGCCTCCTGAACGGAGTGTGA
- a CDS encoding WD40 repeat domain-containing protein, which yields MRRILFSLAALTVLLAPGCGTTGPSFTVDFPFFYLQDVDCGNTPTVCAFMSDGGDGLACAGSDLYFLDHGQGYVLAKVDLGVPLSCCTASSEGGFAAAASGLQFFYVSDETYAEHDPILLDAPASFLLTKPYGTVIYAVCADGSVSTVSTVGTQWSQISNDPTGVGQPSAAAITSDGSVIFVADAADSTIKALDPSGFGTLAEAYVGCPVADMCASPAGGAFAAPSDLPEVWHLDQSTGLHDYTVGLPGTPECIAVTPDAQYIFAGCTGHGIVVVDMQGEIQAQTGSYGQPSDIAVSGDGQRALYCSPDLMKLLMVSR from the coding sequence ATGAGGCGTATCCTGTTCTCTCTTGCGGCGCTCACGGTACTGCTGGCCCCGGGGTGCGGCACCACCGGACCGAGCTTCACCGTCGACTTCCCCTTCTTCTACCTGCAGGACGTCGACTGCGGGAATACTCCCACGGTCTGCGCGTTCATGAGCGACGGAGGCGACGGGCTGGCCTGCGCCGGGAGCGACCTGTACTTCCTCGATCACGGCCAGGGCTACGTCCTCGCCAAGGTGGACCTCGGCGTGCCGCTCTCGTGCTGCACCGCGTCGTCGGAGGGGGGATTCGCGGCCGCGGCCTCGGGCCTCCAGTTCTTCTACGTCAGTGACGAGACCTACGCGGAGCACGATCCGATCCTGCTCGACGCCCCGGCCTCGTTCCTGCTCACGAAGCCGTACGGCACGGTCATCTACGCGGTCTGTGCGGACGGCTCGGTCTCGACGGTGTCGACGGTGGGCACGCAGTGGTCCCAGATCTCCAACGATCCCACCGGAGTGGGGCAGCCCTCGGCCGCCGCCATCACCTCCGACGGGTCGGTGATCTTCGTGGCAGATGCCGCCGACAGCACTATCAAGGCGCTCGACCCCTCCGGGTTCGGGACGCTCGCGGAGGCGTACGTCGGATGCCCCGTGGCCGACATGTGCGCATCCCCCGCGGGCGGAGCGTTCGCGGCCCCGTCGGACCTGCCGGAGGTCTGGCACCTCGACCAGTCCACCGGCCTGCACGACTACACGGTCGGCCTCCCCGGGACGCCGGAATGCATCGCCGTCACTCCCGATGCGCAGTACATCTTCGCCGGGTGCACCGGGCACGGCATCGTGGTGGTGGACATGCAGGGGGAGATCCAGGCCCAGACCGGGAGCTACGGCCAGCCGTCGGACATCGCCGTGTCGGGCGACGGCCAGAGGGCGCTCTACTGCTCCCCGGACCTGATGAAGCTCCTGATGGTCTCCCGCTGA